From a single Phacochoerus africanus isolate WHEZ1 chromosome 11, ROS_Pafr_v1, whole genome shotgun sequence genomic region:
- the LOC125111075 gene encoding olfactory receptor 8B3-like gives MAPGNGSFVTDFILVGLTDHPALQLPLFLLFLVMYMATVLGNFGLITVIGLNSHLHTPMYFFLLNLSFIDLCYSSVFTPEMLTHFLSEKKIISYLGCMTQLYFFCFFCISECYVLTAMAYDRYVAICNPLLYNIAMSPKVCSSLMLACYLMAFSGAMAHTGCMLRLTFCDANTINHYFCDILPLLQLSCTSTYINEMVVFILGGINIIVPSLTIFVSYGLILSNILRISSMESRSKAFSTCSSHIIAVSLFFGSGAIMYLRPSSSGSMDKGKISSVFYTNVVPMMNPLIYSLRNKDVKFALRKTLRRRFGFD, from the coding sequence ATGGCTCCTGGAAATGGTTCATTTGTGACTGACTTCATTCTGGTGGGCTTAACGGACCATCCAGCTCTCCAGCTTCCTTTGTTCCTGCTGTTCCTAGTAATGTATATGGCCACCGTGCTGGGAAATTTTGGCTTGATCACAGTAATTGGGCTGAATTCACACctgcacacccccatgtactttttcctcctcAACTTGTCCTTCATAGATCTCTGCTATTCTTCAGTGTTTACACCAGAAATGCTCACACATTTCTTATCAGAGAAGAAGATTATCTCTTACCTGGGGTGCATGACTCAgctctactttttctgttttttttgtatttctgaatgcTATGTGCTGACTGCGATGGCGtatgatcgctatgtggccatctgtaaccCCCTGTTGTATAACATTGCCATGTCCCCTAAAGTGTGTTCCAGCCTTATGCTTGCTTGCTACTTGATGGCATTTTCTGGTGCCATGGCTCACACTGGGTGCATGCTGAGACTGACCTTCTGTGATGCAAATACCATCAACCATTACTTCTGTGAcatccttcctctgctccagctCTCCTGCACAAGTACCTACATCAATGAAATGGTAGTCTTCATTCTGGGAGGCATCAACATCATTGTGCCCAGTCTCACCATCTTTGTGTCTTATGGGCTCATCCTCTCCAACATCCTTCGCATCAGCTCCATGGAGAGCAGGTCCAAAGCCTTCAGCACCTGCAGTTCCCACATAATTGCAGTTTCTCTGTTCTTTGGATCAGGGGCAATTATGTACCTCCGACCATCATCTTCTGGGTCTATGGATAAGGGGAAAATCTCTTCTGTCTTTTATACCAATGTGGTTCCCATGATGAATCCCTTAATCTACAGTTTGCGGAACAAAGATGTTAAATTTGCTCTGCGAAAAACCCTGAGGAGAAGATTCGGTTTTGATTAG